GCCTTACACCATTTTATTAATTCATGGAGGATATACTACATCTGGTAGAAGTGCTGTAAATTTTCTTAAATGACTCTGAAGGCATCCAGTCTGAATCACTGCAAATGTGTTGAGCTTtatacatatttacatttaaacTGTAACTCTCCACCGTGTAGACTATATAGTCTTCAGTAGTCACTTAAAGAACATTGTACCAGCTGCCTTCATTACCATCTTTATATTCCTaagcatggattttttttgcatttttgcatgCCAATTGATTATTCTAATTATTGCTTTCAATGCAGAATCAATATAGAGGCTCGCAAATCTCCAAAGATGTCACGAGCTGCACAGGAGATATCAAGATCACCAAGGTTACCAATAAGGAAACCTTCTATTGGTTCACCAAGCCTAACCCGAAGAGAGTTTCCTTTAGAAGATATTACTCAGGTATTGTGTGCATTGTTACCAGACCTGAGCCCAAGTGCTGCGATACACATCCAGTGAtcctgaataattttttttcacttaattaCAGCTACTAGATGGAACGCTGCTATAATTGCATGTTCCAAGTCAATGTTTGGAAATGTCAGTGGAATATCAGGCATTGTTTGCTAAGTTCTGCCCCCAGTAATTGTCAGTGTGAATCCATGTGAGTGGTTTTATTTGAATTGATGTTATTGGCTATTTGAAAAGTATACatagaaatgtttcttattCCATTTCTCTGAGCTGTCCTCATGCCACCATAGTTCTCTGCTTTGCTAGGAATCTGCAGAGACATGGAAATGATTGCTCTACAGGGCCAAATGTTCTGTTTCATAATTGTGTGGAACAGCCTTAATTGGAAGTAAGGCAAGAAATTAGCactttgtgttttttgtgttgttcaCATTCTGTGGGTAAATGAAACTTAGCAGCCTGTAAAACTGTCTGGATTACACATATAATTAATACCAGTctaaattccttttgttttgtattgtttcagttgtttctttccattctgtcatttcactttctccttcttGCTAAAACCTTATAGGTCAGTTACATAGCAGAGGAAGATAAGACCAAAAGTCCTTTGAACAGAACATGAGACCAAAAGCTTGGATCCTGTTCTGATACTGACAGTGGAACTCTTGGcttttgagaaaatgttttaatctttcATACCCATAATTTGATCACCATGGAAGCAGGGGTTTGGGAAACTGCTTTGGAAGCTGGTTAAGAgtaattcatttatattttatttattgttctgtAAAGTGATTCTGAAGCACAGAACCAAAGGACAGAcagtattattttctgaaatacaaagtaGTTGGGCTCATATTGTGCAGAAGAAGCAAGCATCTGAAAACAGTCCAATTCTTCTAAGCAACTATCTTGTTCTTTAGTACTTCCACAGCTTTAAGTGATTGTTGTGGGTGTAATTTCTGATGGTGTTTCgatatcaaaatgaggcttCTTAATGGCTAGGTATAACAGTTGCTACACAGACACTTTAGgctatttcaatttaaaaaaaaaaaaaactgaaattgtaTTATCACATAGCTTTATTGCTCTGCAGGTTTTTATTAGAGCTTGATACAGATCTTGTTAGGTGAAAATgatcttgttttttctttgtagcaCAACTACCTTGCTCAGGTCACATCTAACATCTGGGGAACCAAATTTAAAATCGTGGGTTTGGCTGCTTTCCTACCAACTAATCTTGGTGCAGGTAAAAGCAAATTCTATTTACTTTTTGCATATCAAGCTTTCTAATAACAAATTTACAACATATATTCTTTTCAAGGGATCAAAAAGCTTAGCCTTAAAAGTAGTGATTGTCTGGTCTTTTGACCTCTTTCTGAGTAGGCCTTTTCTCCCTAGACAGTCCtaccaaaaggaaaaggctAAGCAAAGAACAGGGTACCATGTAGAATCAGTAGCAGGACTGAGCTCTGAGCTGAAATACTAATGGACAGATATCTTCTGTGTCTATATTGACTACCATCAAACAAGAGATGGAATCCCAGATACTGGCAAGATGAACTCTTCTGACCCAGCCTCCAAGCAAAGATTGTCCTCGGGATGTTGTCACCTCACGGACAGCTACTATAGGGCAGTGGCACCTTCAGCTTACTAAAGTGTTACGGAGTGGTTGATTCCAGCCACTTTGTTTTACAAGTCTGTTACCGCTTTTTACTTATCTTTTTGCCAAAAGATAGTGTAAGAATGACCCTACTGGGTTGGATCAGATGAATTTCTAATTCAATATTCTCTCAGTATCAGTGACAAATATGTGGAGAATTATTATATAATTCTGTAGAGTACACATGTACAAATGTAGAGTAAGTTTGTAGTGGTACTTCCTTCAGATACTGTCCCAGTCTCCAAGACCTGAGTCCCAGGGACTTCCTGAGCCATGAGTGTTTCCTTCGTATGTAATAAACCTCAGCAGATTTCCTTTCTGAGAGCTTTCCCATTTTCCCCTAAGTTCTTACAAGTCTGTAGCATCCTGTGGTGAAGAGTTCCAAAAGTagaatgggaaaataattttctttcctaaaacaGATGCAAGTACAGATGAAGTAATTCATTATTTCCACAGCTTAACTAAAGAGATACTGCTTATGTTTATGGAGAAATAGCTGAAAGAAGCAATCCCTTTTGTCCTGTTTTTGCAAAGTATTACATAGTGATTTGGTTAAGAATGTCTCATACATGCATTTCCTTATTAATAAATTATATAGAAATTGTAATAGCCATTCTATCTGCTTTGAGTTAATTCTCTTTTAGCTTTATATCCTCTTTGTGTAACcatgtttttaattacttcttgTCATATTCTGTCTCCAGTAATATATAAAACCAGTTTGCTGCATCTTCAGCCCAGGCAAATGACAATATATCTCCCAGAAGTGCGAAAGATTTCAATGGACTACATTAACCTGCCTGTCTTTAAtccaaatgttttcagtgaagatGAAGATGATTTACCAGGTAAGGAGGAACTGGAGGCTTCTCAAATTATGGCTTAAGCTATCTGGAGGACAGATCAGCCCCCTCTGATAAATACACAAATCAAAATCCCTTAGTCTGTTGGAGTCCTGTAGAACTGAATTAGAACAAGACTAGTGTGCATTATAAACATTGTTTTATAAAAACGTAGAAAAATGTAATGCATATAGAGCTGGTAAACTTCAAGTGAATTGGAACATTAATCATCTTCTACTTAGTTCACTAACAGTTTTCTGTAGATTGAAGCCTTGCATGCTGCATCTTTGTAGAACAGAATTATATTGTGTTAGAAGGCCCAAGGGGTTGTTCTTGTGAGCTGATGGAAGCAAAGCACAATCTGCTGACAGGAGCTTGGGCTGATTCCTGACTAACTCAGACACATTTTGAAAAGTGTTAAATGCCCTTTAGGATTTTTATCAGTACCAGGGCTTACAGAGAGGCTAAAATAGTAAAGTGTTATATAAACGAGGAAGATCAGGAAGGAATTTCTAATTGCACGAAGATGTAAGGTAGCAGGGCATTCAAACAGTGCAGGGAAAACTTGGATGCAGGTGATTTGAGTGTGATAGGTAAAAGGATAGGAAGTACTGAGGACTTCctattaaagaaacaaaaaccaaaaaaaaccaaataaaatgaatataaaatagcCAAGAAGTTAAATTAATGCAATTTCAAAATTCTTACATCAGTGAGAGATTCGTGTTTCCCAGATTGTAGTTTTTTGGAACTATAAGAGTGTCCTCCATGAACAGCCAGCACTCTTGTGAGCACTGAGGaattaaatggaaattctgAGATTGTTTTGGACCTACATTTTGAGTGCTGAAAGCATACCCGCTTGCGACTGACCCAAGCATCAGAGTagtcttctgcatttttaaggaaatattcaGGTGCTTAAAATGAAGCCCATTTCTTCATGATTCAGGGCTTGGCTTGCTTAATTTACGTCTACCTGATTTGCACCTGTAggatctgaagaaaaaaatattttcttcagaaagatttgAAGAAAATTGTAGAGACATTGATGGTCATACATAGTATGCACTCAACATTTTCTCGTATGAAACTTAGTTCATGTgtgcaagaaaaacagaaaaattgaatagaaaaaaatattaatgtaaagTTTTTGTGTCCCTTCCTGATGTGCAATATCAATGCTTTTAATTTGATTAAAAGCTAAAATGGTATTCTGAATTACAAGTTGGTAAGCACCACAGAAATGGAGGGAAAATTATGAAGAGTTTTGTTCCTGCTctttgagaaaggaaataagagtCATACTACAGTGTCGTCCATAAGTCTTCCTCTTCTGcccacttttttctttcaagttccTTCTGACTTGGCAAACAGGCTATTGAAATTTTCAAAAACCTCTCAAGAATTCTTTCTTAAAGCCAGTAAGTGTACAATGGAAAAAATGCCCTATACGAATGGAAAAATATATGGTAGTTTAAGTAATGATTACCtgacaaatttaaaaacaaacaaacaaatgaaaaaaaaagaaagctgcactTGGGCAGTGGAATTTGTGAGGGAGGTACTCTGGGACTGGCGCTTTTTAATGTAGTCAGTAAAGATTTGGCAGGGCAAAAGGACAGTGGATTGATTTAACTTGCAAATTATGCAAACAAATCAATTAAAAACCATtggagaaatgaaacaaaagttGGATTTAAACACATTGGGATATTAAGCAACACCATGACAAATGAGATGTTATTTGGATAGGCACTTAATACCCATGACAGCAACATTCCAGATTGCTCAAGCTAAGCTAATTGTTATTAAACCTCAAGCTCAGGAGCATGAATTGCTAACCTGCAGGCATCAGGATGAGTGCATGGTCTGCCAGCCAGGTACAGAATTGCTCTGCCTTAGGGCTGCTGAAATTTAGCTGTCAGCCTTCTTCTAAAGGAGCAAATAGAGGTACTGTTAAAACTTGCCAGCATATCCACAAGTATCTGCACACCTTCCACATTCCAGTGTGGTGGCTAATGTTGATAAAAAACTAATGCTATTGAAAGTGTAATTGTAGGACATAAGTAGGTGACTagaattttaattagaaattaattacAAACTGGGCAGTGGCTGGGTGAATTCTGACTAATGGATCTCTTGCCTGATCAGATCTTGCAAACCACAGATCTCCACAGAATTTGCACACACAAATGACCTTAGATAGAACTCTAATCTCTTTTCCTGCCAGAAACCTGCTTTATACAACTTGCTTattgttttgcatattttttaatgcaggagAGCTAACAAAGACTGCAAGATTCTTaggttcttttttgtttgtttattattacTCTTTTCTATCTACGTTCCTTCTTATTCTAACTTCTGCACCTGCACTTGCTTCCAGtgttctccttttcctgttgcTCACTGGCTTTTCAGTGGTAGCTCCTCTTGGAATCAGTCTCACTGCTTTTTGCAGAAGGAATCACAGGCACTTGGAGCAAGTTCCATGCTTTCTGCTTAAAATCGTGAGAACTGCTGCACTGTCGCTTGTTCACCACTACCTATGGGAAACTTTTTGTGTATTCATCTGcttcttttcacatttctgaTCACAGCCTGTCCAAACATTGAAGTTGCCTTGACTACAGCACTTACTTCTTGAATCTCTCTGACTTCCCATCTATTTCCTCACATTTTTTCCATACCAACCTACTTTCAAGAACTTTTTGTCTATATCTCATTCCACCAtattcctccttccctttcatcttccttctctttgtgtTACAGGTTGCTCTATCACTCGCTATACTCAAGGGATATTACTTGCCTTTTCCCAGCTGAGAACTGTATTCTCCAGTTTGCCTAAGCTCACTGAGTCTGGGAACGTTATACTAACTATTTATACAGTGCTTTCATTGCGGGTCTTCcactttcttcatcttttcttcggcctttttttttgtatgtgtgacAATGCTTATCAAACATCTAAGTCAGTGCTGGTAATTGCTGTCAGATCAAGGCAGGGTTGAAGAGCATCATAGCACCCTCTGCCCAAAGCTTTCTCCAGCATGTCACAGCAGCGCCTCACTGGCTCTAGAGAGTGTCAGCCTAGGTCGGCGAGGGCTGTTTTGTGCCTTACCACAACAACGCCCCTAGAGAAAGTCTGTGAGCCACATCCAGTGGCCTTAGGATTAGAGGCAAAGAAGAGGTAGCAGCAGACAGGGATCTATGggtagattttcttttgtattgttTGATTGTTGATGTCTCTATCATCAAAACAACTTGCCTGAAAACGAATGTGAATCTTGATTCAGAAAACCTTGTATTGATTTGAGTAGTGGTCATTACAACTGGATGATGAGTGAGTGCTAGTTCAGACCCACCAGGTAAACTCATTGCTCTGAGAAAGTCCATGGGAATCATAGTGTGGCCTGAACATGAGCGCTGAACTTTACTTCTGAAGCACCAGTGCCACGAAGTTAACCTAAAATTGATCTCCAGCTGTTAGAAATGCCTGTTGTGCAGTGGGAGTCAGTGCGGATAGTCTGGCTTACTTGCTCAAACTAATGTCTGACCCGCTGATTTCAGGGTCTGATAACAGCCCATCCAAATGCAGTGGAGCATTTAAGTAAGTACATAAAGATAAGCAAGCAGTTAGAAAAGTCTACggtaaaacaaaatgacaaagtACAAAAGAGGtgcagtgttattttttctcactaactttaaaaacaaattcccTCCAGTTCCTGAATCTCATGTAAACACTGCCATGAAATTTCCCAGTGGCACATTTTTTAGCTGCCCAAATGTCTTCCTCAAAGTactgaataaaagcaaagtatACATGAAATGCCACTTCTGGAGATTTCTCTCATTTGACGCTTGCTATCCTTGTGCTTGCCTAAGCGCCATGCTCAGTAAAGGCCAATGGGCCCAGGACTAGAGCCAGCAGGGGGCAAGTGGCCTTGTCACATGCAGGGAGGCTAGGAGTGACGGGCTGTATTGTTCTTTGCAGTGCCTGGGGCGCCAGGTGCCCCTGCCAGCAGCCCGCCCTGCACCGTCAACATCCCCATCGCCCCCATCCACAGCTCGGCCCAGGCCATGTCACCCACACAGAGCATCGGCCTGGTCCAGTCGCTGCTGGCCAACCAGAACGTGCAGCTGGACGTGCTGGCCAACCCTCCGGCTGAGACAGGAGGCGAGGGGCCAGGACCCTTCCCAGGGGCACCAGGCCGATTCCCTGGCCCTGGGGCAGTGGCACCAACTGGGGGAGATGTGGCCCGCACTGCCCCTGTACCTCCCACTATTGCCCCACCACCCCCCGCCATCGCCCTTGCTGACCTCCGGGACCATGGTGACCGTGAACACGAGCCTCCGCTCAAGGCCAAGCCCCCACGTCCAGGACCAGGACCTCAACTGGTGGAGGGCGACGCTGTCATCTTTGGGGCCgctcaggagctgcagctgaacaaGATGAACCCCCCACCACCCTACCCTGGTACCATTCCCACAGCCGGccccccaccacccccaccTGTCCCCCCACCGCCACCCCTCGACCTCTGCCTGAAAAAGGGGGAGTTCTCCCTTTACCCTGCGGGGCACTACCAGCCGCCCCTGGGGTACGAGCGGATAACAACGTTTGACAGCAGTGGGAATGTGGAGGAAGTGTGCCGACCTCGTACCCGCATGCTCTGTGGCCAGGGCACCTATACCCTGCCAGGGCCCGGCAGCTCTGCCACTTTGCGCATCACCGCTGCCGAGAAGAAGATGCAGCAACCGTGCACCAGTGCAACCCTGAACCGGCTGACAGTTCCCCGTTACTCCATCCCCACTGGGGACCCACCGCCCTACCCCGACATTGCCAGCCAGCTGTCACAGGGCAGGAGCATTGCGCAGAGGCTGGACAGCAGTATCATCCATGCTACTCTGCGGAGGAATAGCAGGGAGGCGGCACTAAAAATGGCCCAGCTGGTGGACAGCCAGAGAGCCACCTTGCAGCTTCCCCCGAAAGCCAAGAGCAACGTTGTGACAGCACAGTACCAGCAGAGAGTACCCACCGCTTTGTACACCTGCAGccagtgcagcagcagcggTGGCAGCAGCACCACGAGTGCTGGTGGTGTAGGCAACATCACTAATGCCAACTCTAGCAGCAGCACTTCCAATATCAGTGGCATGAGACCTGATCTGAGCACGGGGAgtggctcccagcacagctctgtcaTCGCTCACTCTGTCAGTACGTCACCTTTGGCCTCACAGTCCTCCTACAACTTGCTGAGCCCACCTGACAATTCCCGTGACCGGGCAGATTATATCAACTCTGCCTTTACGGAAGATGAAGCCCTTTCTCAGCACTGTCCGGTGGAGAAATCGATACGGCATGTACCTATGGCCTTGACGGAGGCTGCCATCAGTGTAAAACGGCCACCACCATACCAGTGGGACCCTATGGTGAGCGAAGAGATATGGGTTCCTCAGGAAAGGACATCTCAGAGCTCTGTACCCAACCCTCTAAAACCAGCTCCTCTCATCATCGGTCAGACTCAGCATCTGGATATGTCTCGAATGCCGTTTGTCTCCCCTAAGTCTCCAACCAGTCCCACTGCCACTTTCCAGACAAGTTATGGGGTCGGAGTACCGTACCCAGGAAGCTACAGTGCCCCTCCCCTTCAGGGAATGCAGCCCCCCTGCTCCCCCAAAGAAGCTCTGGCCCCAACGCAGTTTGCACAGCAGGAGCCCACAGTAGTGCTTCAGCCAGGTTACCCACCCAACCTCTCCTATTGTCCTTTGCCACCCATGTATCCGGGAAGTAGCGCCTGCTCTAGTTTACAGCTGCCACCGATAGCCTTGCACCCATGGAGCTCCTACAGCGCATGCCCACCCGTGCAGAACCCCCAGGGCACTCTGCCTCCAAAGCCGCTCCTCGTGGTGGAGAAGCCGGTTATGTCTCCCCCGCCAACCGAGCTTCAGGGCCATGTGGGTACAGAGGTGATGGTGGAGACGGCAGACACCTTCCAGGAGGTGCTCTCCTTGACAGAAAGCCCTGTTCCTCAAAGGACAGACAAATTTGGCAAGAAGAGCCGGAAGCGGCTGGATAGTCGTGCTGAGGAAGGGAACGTGCAGGCTATCACCGAGGGCAAGGTCAAAAAGGATTCGAGGACACTGACTGACTTCAATTCGCTAATATCCAGCCCAAGGCTGggcagagagaagaagaaagtcaAGAGCCAGAAAGACCAGCTCAAGTCCAAGAAGCTGAATAAGACAAACGAATTTCAGGATAGTTCAGAGAGTGAGCCGGAGCTTTTTATCAGTGGGGATGAACTGATGAACCAGAGTCAGGGCAGCAAAAAGGGTTGGAAAACCAAAAGGAATTTGAGGACAGCCAATGAGCTGGATGAATTCAAGTGCCGTAAGGCCAGCGAGAAGGAGGACGGGAGGCTGGGGAGCCAGGGCTTTGTGTACGTGATGGCCAACAAGCAGCCGCTGTGGAACGAGGCAACGCAAGTCTACCAGCTGGACTTTGGAGGGCGAGTGACCCAGGAGTCTGCAAAAAACTTCCAGATTGAGCTGGAAGGACGGCAGGTAGGAGGGGAGTGGCAAATGCTGCACCTGGGTGGGAGGGTTGGTGCCAGGATCCAGCCTGCTTCTGTATGGCAGAGTGCTTCCAGCTCATGTTGGctgctctttggagaaaaaCTTTGCTACGCGCAGAAAGTAATCAATAAAAACCAGTAATCAAAGGTCTAGATTCAGAAGTAAGGGTAAAGTGCATTTGTAATGTAAAAGTACCAGATATGTTCTGTATTACTCCTGTAAGACATAGGAAGGCCTCCTTTAATCTTACTAGCTTTTACTTCTGAAGGGAAGTAGTTTTTGTAATAAattgcagggagaaaaatgcagcaaatttCCCTGACTATAGTTGGCAGTTGAAGTCAGTGAGTGTGGATGATAGCTCATTTAATGAACACTGCTCATTCCTGTGGCGGTTCCAGAGGTTAGACAGGCATGTGCTCTGTTCAACAGAGCTGATGGGCGTTCAGTTGGATTCCCTCAAGATCAAAATTTCCCCTCATGAGTTATCAGGCCTCGGGAGCTAGTTCTTAATCCTGAAGGCACAAATGGAGGCTCTGACCCGCTCCCAGAATGAGAGGCTCAGTGGCCTGCTTCTAAGCAGCCTATGGGCCGAGGAGTTTTGGAAAGCTAGAAAATCCAAGTATTTAGTTTTACGATCTCCCCCTTTGGCCAGAGTGAGTTGTTACTACACCAAAACCAAGCCGAGACACAGGAGTTACAGATTTAATTTCAAGTTCAGCCATACCATCTCTAAATGTCAATTTTGGTTTATTAAAGACATCAAAACTCTCAACTCTTTCTGATTTAACTTGGGAGATCAGTGTCTTAAATATCTAACATACATGTCCAGTGGTGGTCTCCTGGTTTTGTCCTGCTGCAAaacaacagctttttaaaaaaacagtgacCGTGGATACATGCCCGTGAACGCCCATGCAAAATCACACTGGCCATAGGCTTTGCTGGCAGTGCAACAAAGCTCAACTCACTCCCTTCCATTCCAGCCCAAGAAACTTCACTGTTGTTATCAGGGCTTCTGATTAAGCAAATGAAAACGCAATATTAGTAGGCCAAACTTCACATACTCCCTGCAGA
The sequence above is drawn from the Numida meleagris isolate 19003 breed g44 Domestic line chromosome 3, NumMel1.0, whole genome shotgun sequence genome and encodes:
- the TULP4 gene encoding tubby-related protein 4, translated to MYAAVEHGPVLCSDSNILCLSWKGRVPKSEKEKPVCRRRYYEEGWLATGNGRGVVGVTFTSSHCRRDRNTPQRINFNLRGHNSEVVLVRWNEPFQKLATCDADGGIFVWIQYEGRWSVELVNDRGAQVSDFTWSHDGTQALISYRDGFVLVGSVSGQRHWSSEINLESQITCGIWTPDDQQVLFGTADGQVIVMDCHGRMLAHVLLHESDGILSMSWNYPSFLVEDSSESDTDSDDYSPPQDGPATYPVPVQNTKPLLTVSFTSGDISLMNNYDDLSPTIIRSGLKDVVVQWCTQGDLLAVAGMEKQCQLMELGNGSLLKSALVKFYNVRGEHIYTLETPVQRPIISICWGHRDSRLLMASGPALYVVRVEHRVSSLQLLCQQTIASCLRDDKDISKLTLPPRLCSYLTTAFIPTIKPPIPDPNNMRDFVSYPTAGNERLHCTMKRTEDDPEVGGPCYTLYLEYLGGLVPILKGRRISKLRPEFVIMDPKTDGKADEIYGNSLISTVIDSCNCSDSSDIELSDDWAAKKSPKISRASKSPKLPRINIEARKSPKMSRAAQEISRSPRLPIRKPSIGSPSLTRREFPLEDITQHNYLAQVTSNIWGTKFKIVGLAAFLPTNLGAVIYKTSLLHLQPRQMTIYLPEVRKISMDYINLPVFNPNVFSEDEDDLPVPGAPGAPASSPPCTVNIPIAPIHSSAQAMSPTQSIGLVQSLLANQNVQLDVLANPPAETGGEGPGPFPGAPGRFPGPGAVAPTGGDVARTAPVPPTIAPPPPAIALADLRDHGDREHEPPLKAKPPRPGPGPQLVEGDAVIFGAAQELQLNKMNPPPPYPGTIPTAGPPPPPPVPPPPPLDLCLKKGEFSLYPAGHYQPPLGYERITTFDSSGNVEEVCRPRTRMLCGQGTYTLPGPGSSATLRITAAEKKMQQPCTSATLNRLTVPRYSIPTGDPPPYPDIASQLSQGRSIAQRLDSSIIHATLRRNSREAALKMAQLVDSQRATLQLPPKAKSNVVTAQYQQRVPTALYTCSQCSSSGGSSTTSAGGVGNITNANSSSSTSNISGMRPDLSTGSGSQHSSVIAHSVSTSPLASQSSYNLLSPPDNSRDRADYINSAFTEDEALSQHCPVEKSIRHVPMALTEAAISVKRPPPYQWDPMVSEEIWVPQERTSQSSVPNPLKPAPLIIGQTQHLDMSRMPFVSPKSPTSPTATFQTSYGVGVPYPGSYSAPPLQGMQPPCSPKEALAPTQFAQQEPTVVLQPGYPPNLSYCPLPPMYPGSSACSSLQLPPIALHPWSSYSACPPVQNPQGTLPPKPLLVVEKPVMSPPPTELQGHVGTEVMVETADTFQEVLSLTESPVPQRTDKFGKKSRKRLDSRAEEGNVQAITEGKVKKDSRTLTDFNSLISSPRLGREKKKVKSQKDQLKSKKLNKTNEFQDSSESEPELFISGDELMNQSQGSKKGWKTKRNLRTANELDEFKCRKASEKEDGRLGSQGFVYVMANKQPLWNEATQVYQLDFGGRVTQESAKNFQIELEGRQVMQFGRIDGNAYILDFQYPFSAVQAFAVALANVTQRLK